A window from Primulina huaijiensis isolate GDHJ02 chromosome 11, ASM1229523v2, whole genome shotgun sequence encodes these proteins:
- the LOC140988102 gene encoding uncharacterized protein isoform X1: MLQGFNTHFSFIEHSSVLVYIPNNMSGKGEDLSFHNNGTMKLEIHRGRCNKDAIPGSQLWKDGLICAFEFIRGHKKSVSKGQPSYQTNYVSLKNQTPPDGGSMPVSQKESGNNLLKSDPFMKLGNHSARSLNMDSQNSQLECFRSTEKREGNHWAPIGWSRISELVQTVKVDADWSTQEFDTMDDEDDLTVADLVAPYWESPAGPRWWCHLAAGHPYVDAWLNNAHWLHPAISTALRDESKLISERMKHLLYEVPVRVAGGLLFELLGQSAGDPYVEEDDIPVVIRSWQAQNFFLTVLHVKGSASRINVLGVVEVQELLLGGGYSAPRTVHEIIAQLVCRLARWDDRLFRKSIFGVADEMELKFMNRRNHEDLNLFGVILNQEIRRLSRQVIRVKWSLHAREEIVFELLQHLRGNLAKSLLEGTRKSTREMIEEQEAVRGRLFTIQDVMQSTVRAWLQDKSLTVTHNLAVFGGCGLVLSIITGLFGINVDGIPGAEKTPYAFALFSALLFFIGIVLIAVGLIYLGLKKPVKDEQVKVIKMELDELVKMFQHEAESHAQVHKPVSRHNLPPTAGDRFSDDADYVLIS; the protein is encoded by the exons ATGCTCCAGGGATTCAACACGCATTTCTCATTCATAGAG CATTCATCCGTTTTGGTTTATATACCAAACAACATGAGTGGGAAAGGTGAGGATTTGTCATTCCATAATAATGGAACGATGAAGCTTGAAATCCATAGAGGCCGCTGCAATAAGGATGCCATTCCAGGGAGTCAACTTTGGAAAGACGGACTTATTTGTGCTTTTGAATTCATCCGAGGCCATAAAAAATCAGTTTCAAAAGGCCAACCATCTTATCAAACCAATTATGTTAGTCTCAAGAACCAAACTCCCCCTGATGGAGGTTCCATGCCAGTGTCTCAAAAGGAGAGTGGGAACAATTTGCTGAAGTCTGACCCCTTTATGAAATTGGGTAATCATTCAGCTCGCTCTTTGAACATGGATAGCCAGAACTCTCAGTTAGAATGCTTCCGTTCTACTGAAAAACGTGAAGGGAATCATTGGGCTCCAATTGGGTGGTCTAGAATTTCCGAACTTGTCCAAACTGTGAAAGTTGATGCAGACTGGTCGACTCAGGAGTTTGACACTATGGATGATGAGGATGATCTAACGGTTGCTGACTTAGTTGCTCCTTACTGGGAAAGCCCTGCTGGGCCTAGATGGTGGTGTCATCTTGCTGCGGGTCATCCTTATGTGGATGCATGGCTCAACAATGCTCATTGGCTGCATCCTGCCATTAGTACTGCTCTGAGAGACGAAAGTAAATTGATCAGCGAACGGATGAAACACCTCTTGTATGAG GTCCCAGTAAGGGTTGCCGGAGGTTTACTGTTTGAGCTTCTGGGGCAATCTGCTGGTGATCCTTATGTTGAAGAAGATGATATCCCTGTTGTTATCCGTTCATGGCAAGCTCAGAACTTCTTTTTAACTGTTCTACATGTGAAAGGATCTGCTTCAAGAATTAATGTTTTAGGCGTTGTGGAAGTCCAG GAGCTTCTTCTTGGTGGTGGTTACAGTGCCCCAAGAACAGTACATGAGATTATAGCACAATTAGTTTGCCGGTTGGCACGGTGGGATGATAG GTTATTTCGGAAATCCATTTTTGGTGTCGCTGAtgaaatggaattgaagttcATGAACAG GAGAAATCATGAAGATTTAAATCTTTTTGGTGTAATCCTCAACCAAGAAATAAGAAGGTTATCAAGACAG GTTATTAGAGTAAAATGGTCGCTCCATGCAAGGGAAGAGATTGTATTTGAACTTCTACAACATTTGAGGGGAAATCTAGCGAAAAGTCTGCTGGAAGGAACAAGAAAGAGTACTAGGGAaatgattgaagagcaagaagCAGTCCGTGGCCGTTTGTTTACCATTCAAGATGTCATGCAGAGCACTGTTCGTGCATGGTTGCAG GATAAAAGCCTTACGGTCACTCATAATTTAGCTGTCTTTGGAGGCTGTGGGCTTGTTCTTTCCATCATCACCGGGCTGTTTGGAATCAACGTGGATGGGATCCCTGGCGCAGAAAAGACACCCTATGCATTTGCTTTATTTTCTGCACTTCTATTCTTCATAGGCATAGTGCTAATTGCAGTCGGGTTGATCTACCTCGGGTTGAAAAAACCAGTGAAGGATGAACAGGTTAAAGTGATAAAAATGGAGTTGGATGAGTTAGTGAAGATGTTCCAGCACGAGGCAGAGAGTCATGCCCAGGTCCATAAGCCTGTCTCCCGTCATAATTTGCCACCAACTGCTGGAGATAGGTTCTCAGATGATGCGGACTATGTTCTTATAAGTTAA
- the LOC140988102 gene encoding uncharacterized protein isoform X2: protein MSGKGEDLSFHNNGTMKLEIHRGRCNKDAIPGSQLWKDGLICAFEFIRGHKKSVSKGQPSYQTNYVSLKNQTPPDGGSMPVSQKESGNNLLKSDPFMKLGNHSARSLNMDSQNSQLECFRSTEKREGNHWAPIGWSRISELVQTVKVDADWSTQEFDTMDDEDDLTVADLVAPYWESPAGPRWWCHLAAGHPYVDAWLNNAHWLHPAISTALRDESKLISERMKHLLYEVPVRVAGGLLFELLGQSAGDPYVEEDDIPVVIRSWQAQNFFLTVLHVKGSASRINVLGVVEVQELLLGGGYSAPRTVHEIIAQLVCRLARWDDRLFRKSIFGVADEMELKFMNRRNHEDLNLFGVILNQEIRRLSRQVIRVKWSLHAREEIVFELLQHLRGNLAKSLLEGTRKSTREMIEEQEAVRGRLFTIQDVMQSTVRAWLQDKSLTVTHNLAVFGGCGLVLSIITGLFGINVDGIPGAEKTPYAFALFSALLFFIGIVLIAVGLIYLGLKKPVKDEQVKVIKMELDELVKMFQHEAESHAQVHKPVSRHNLPPTAGDRFSDDADYVLIS from the exons ATGAGTGGGAAAGGTGAGGATTTGTCATTCCATAATAATGGAACGATGAAGCTTGAAATCCATAGAGGCCGCTGCAATAAGGATGCCATTCCAGGGAGTCAACTTTGGAAAGACGGACTTATTTGTGCTTTTGAATTCATCCGAGGCCATAAAAAATCAGTTTCAAAAGGCCAACCATCTTATCAAACCAATTATGTTAGTCTCAAGAACCAAACTCCCCCTGATGGAGGTTCCATGCCAGTGTCTCAAAAGGAGAGTGGGAACAATTTGCTGAAGTCTGACCCCTTTATGAAATTGGGTAATCATTCAGCTCGCTCTTTGAACATGGATAGCCAGAACTCTCAGTTAGAATGCTTCCGTTCTACTGAAAAACGTGAAGGGAATCATTGGGCTCCAATTGGGTGGTCTAGAATTTCCGAACTTGTCCAAACTGTGAAAGTTGATGCAGACTGGTCGACTCAGGAGTTTGACACTATGGATGATGAGGATGATCTAACGGTTGCTGACTTAGTTGCTCCTTACTGGGAAAGCCCTGCTGGGCCTAGATGGTGGTGTCATCTTGCTGCGGGTCATCCTTATGTGGATGCATGGCTCAACAATGCTCATTGGCTGCATCCTGCCATTAGTACTGCTCTGAGAGACGAAAGTAAATTGATCAGCGAACGGATGAAACACCTCTTGTATGAG GTCCCAGTAAGGGTTGCCGGAGGTTTACTGTTTGAGCTTCTGGGGCAATCTGCTGGTGATCCTTATGTTGAAGAAGATGATATCCCTGTTGTTATCCGTTCATGGCAAGCTCAGAACTTCTTTTTAACTGTTCTACATGTGAAAGGATCTGCTTCAAGAATTAATGTTTTAGGCGTTGTGGAAGTCCAG GAGCTTCTTCTTGGTGGTGGTTACAGTGCCCCAAGAACAGTACATGAGATTATAGCACAATTAGTTTGCCGGTTGGCACGGTGGGATGATAG GTTATTTCGGAAATCCATTTTTGGTGTCGCTGAtgaaatggaattgaagttcATGAACAG GAGAAATCATGAAGATTTAAATCTTTTTGGTGTAATCCTCAACCAAGAAATAAGAAGGTTATCAAGACAG GTTATTAGAGTAAAATGGTCGCTCCATGCAAGGGAAGAGATTGTATTTGAACTTCTACAACATTTGAGGGGAAATCTAGCGAAAAGTCTGCTGGAAGGAACAAGAAAGAGTACTAGGGAaatgattgaagagcaagaagCAGTCCGTGGCCGTTTGTTTACCATTCAAGATGTCATGCAGAGCACTGTTCGTGCATGGTTGCAG GATAAAAGCCTTACGGTCACTCATAATTTAGCTGTCTTTGGAGGCTGTGGGCTTGTTCTTTCCATCATCACCGGGCTGTTTGGAATCAACGTGGATGGGATCCCTGGCGCAGAAAAGACACCCTATGCATTTGCTTTATTTTCTGCACTTCTATTCTTCATAGGCATAGTGCTAATTGCAGTCGGGTTGATCTACCTCGGGTTGAAAAAACCAGTGAAGGATGAACAGGTTAAAGTGATAAAAATGGAGTTGGATGAGTTAGTGAAGATGTTCCAGCACGAGGCAGAGAGTCATGCCCAGGTCCATAAGCCTGTCTCCCGTCATAATTTGCCACCAACTGCTGGAGATAGGTTCTCAGATGATGCGGACTATGTTCTTATAAGTTAA